Genomic segment of Bacteroidota bacterium:
CATGCCCGCATGCATGCATGATGCCATCTTTGGTTGATTTATACGGAACATCATTTTCTTCTTTGATCGGCAATGCATCCATATCGGCACGCAAAGCAATAATTCTGCTTTCCGGATTCTTTCCTTTAATCAGTCCAACTACTCCTGTAGTTGCAATTACTTCAAACGGAATTCCGAATGAAGCCAGTTTGCTTTGCACAAATTTTGAAGTTTCAAATTCCTGGTAACTCAATTCAGGGTTTGCATGTAAATGGTGGCGTACCTCAATAAATTCTGAACTATATTTTTTGGCGAGTTGTTTGATCCTGTCTAACATGCTGCAAAAGTAAAAAACCATTCGCCAACTGGCGAATGGTTTTTTAGGTAGTTTATTGAACCTTATATTCTTCCAGATTCTCTTTTTCTGGTTTGTTTTCAATAATATCATTCATGATATATACACCGGAAGGAAAGTAATATTTCATTTTTTTCTGGTAATCCTCAGCTTCTTTACGGTCTTTAAAATTACCCACTTTCAGTTTGTAGTACGGCGATTGATAAAGCAGGTAAGCTTTTAGTTCAGGGAAATTTGTATATACTTTAGCCTTAGCCGCTATTGCATCATCTCTTTTCGTGGTATTAATTACCAGCAATCGAAAACCTTTGCCTGTCTTACGGGAATCCCTGGTGGTTTCTTCATTGATCTGAGCCTGCTTTTTCACCAGCAGATCGATCCGGGGATCCTTACGTACAATAATTGAATTGCTGTCAACAACGTCCTGCCCGTTGGATTTATAAACTATAAAAATCAGGAAAGCGAAGAAGATCTTTTTCATATGCTTTTACAAAACAAAAATTTGGCCAAACCTGTAACTTAATATCCACCTCCGGCGCCGGCAATGTTTTCCACCGGGTGCCAGGTAGTTTTTATTTCCTGTGTATCCATGATGAAGTAAGGTGATTGCCCTTCCTCTGTATTCCATTTAATTTTATCATAAAAGAAGATCCGCTTCAGGTTCATAGCACTTTTCTCTTTTATCATTTGCTGAACAGAAGAATCATTTTCACAATAAATGGTTGCATTTACATCCATATGAGTAACGAACCATTCGGCCAGTTCTTTTACTTTTCCTGTTAAAATATTTACAACGCCACCCGGTAAGTCTGAGGAGTTGAGTACTTCAGCAAATGTAACAGAGCAAAGTGGTTTTGTTTCTGATGCTAATACTATACAGGTATTACCGCCGGCGATGACAGGGGCAATTACAGAAACTAATCCCAATAATGAATCGCTTTGCGGAGCAATTATTGAAACAACACCAGTAGGTTCTGGCACAGAAAAATTAAAATGCGAAGAAGCAACAGGATTTACAGCACTAAATAATTGCTGGAACTTATCACACCAGCCGGAATAATAGATCAGTCGGTCAATGGCAAGATTGACTTCCTTTTCTGCTTTACCTTTTGTGCTATCCTGCTGCATTAGTTCATCAATGAACTGTGCTTTTCTTCCTTCCAGCATTTCAGCCATACGGTAAAGTATCTGTGAACGATTAAATGCTGCCCTTCCGCTCCAGCTACTTACAGCGCCTCTCGCCACCACGGCGGCGTCACGAAAATCTTTTCTTGAACTCAGACATATATTAGCTAATTTTTTCCCAGTCGCATTTGTTGGAACATAATAACGTCCTGATTCAGTTCTTGGGAACTGCCCACCGATATAAATCTTGTAAGTTTTTAAAACTTCAAGACGTTTTGAATTGGTTTTCTTTTCTAATCCATTCTCACTAATGGTGAGTGAAGATTTTTTCATTGTTTGTCTTTCCATATTCTAACTCCCCTTTAGGGGATGGGGGTTTAATTAACAAGATTTAAATAAGGTAATAAACCATGTAAGCCGCCTTCTCTTCCAAAACCACTTTCTTTATAACCACCAAATGGAGAAGAAGGATCGAACTTATTAAATGTATTTGCCCAAACCACACCGGCCCGCATTCTTTTTGTCATATTGAAAATCTTTGAACCCTTATCTGTCCAAACGCCGGCACTCAACCCATAGGGGGAGTTATTTGCTTTTTCAATTACTTCATCATCTGTTCTGAAAGTAAGAATTGATAATACAGGCCCGAAAATTTCTTCCTGTGCAATGCGGTTGCTTTGTGCAACATTTGTAAACATCGTTGGTTTGCACCAATAACCTTTACCGGGCAACGAACAACTGCTTTGATACATTTCAGCGCCTTCGTCTTTTCCTATTTTTAAATATTTATGAATTGTTTCTAATTGCTGGCGAGAATTGATAGCGCCGATGTCGGTGTTCTTATCCAATGGATCGCCAACAATCAAAGATTCAAGCCTGTCTTTTAGTTTTCTTATTACTTGCTTAGCAACGGATTCCTGCACATACAATCTTGAGCCTGCACAGCACACATGGCCCTGGTTAAAGAAAATTCCGTTGATAACACCTTCCACTGCCTGGTCAAGTGGTGCGTCTTCAAAAATTATATTGGCAGCTTTACCACCCAGTTCCAGTGTTGCTTTTTTATTAGTACCTGCAATGGCACGCTGAATTATTTTTCCAACATCTGTAGAACCAGTGAATGCAATTTTATTGATGTCAGGATGATTGACAATTGCAGCACCCGTTGCGCCGGCGCCTGTAATAATATTTACAACACCTGGCGGCAGATCAGCTTCCTGGATTATTTCAGCAAGCTTTAATGCAGTCAGTGAGGTAGTTTCAGCGGGTTTTAATACAACTGTGTTTCCAGTTGCAATAGCTGGCGCAATTTTCCATGCAGCCATTAGCAATGGAAAATTCCAGGGAATGATCTGCCCGGCAACACCCAATGGCTCTGTTGTACGATTGGGAAATGCATATTCTAATTTATCAGCCCATCCTGCATAATAAAAGAAATGATTGGCAGCAGTAGGCACATCAAAATCGCGGCTTTCACGAATGGGTTTACCGCCATCCAGTGATTCGATGATGCAAAGCTCTCTTGCTTTTTCCTGTATAATTCTTGCTATGCGGAAAATATATTTTGCTCTTTCTTTTGCCGGCATTTTCTTCCACACTTTTTCATAAGCCCTGCGTGCAGCTTTTACAGCAGTATCCACATCAGCAGCATTTGCATCTGCTATTTCACTCAGCTTTTCTTCAGTAGCAGGATTGATCGTATCAAAATATTTTCCGTTGGAAGGCTTTGCCCATTCGCCATTAATATACAAATCATATTGCTTATTAATAGTAGCAGCACTTTTACTTTCTGGTGCAGGAGCATATTGCCAGCTTGTATCAAACTTGAGTTTGATAGTATTGTTTTTCTTTTTTGGAATTGCTTTTGGCATTATTAAGAGTTAACAAGTAATCAATATCATTTTCTAATCAACCGAAAAATAATTTGCAGCCTGGTACACACCTGTTTTTTCTTTCAGTATCTGCATCAATACATCATTTGCTAAACTGCTGGCACCAAAACGGAACCATTCATTCGTTAACCAATCTTCCCCTAATGTTTCTTTTACCATTACTAAATAATGTAAGGCCAGTTTTGATTTTGAAATACCACCGGCAGGTTTCATGCCGATCAGCTTACCGGTTTCATAATAAAAATCACGAATGGCTTCCAGCATTACCAATGTTACTGGCATTGTTGCTGCAGGAGAAATTTTTCCTGTTGATGTTTTTATAAAATCAGCACCGGCATACATCGCTATATCGCTTGCCCGTCTTACTTTATCAAATGTGCCGAGCTCACCGGTTTCTAAAATTACTTTCAGTCTTGCATCGCCACAGGCTTCTTTGATAGCTGCTAT
This window contains:
- a CDS encoding aldehyde dehydrogenase; this encodes MKKSSLTISENGLEKKTNSKRLEVLKTYKIYIGGQFPRTESGRYYVPTNATGKKLANICLSSRKDFRDAAVVARGAVSSWSGRAAFNRSQILYRMAEMLEGRKAQFIDELMQQDSTKGKAEKEVNLAIDRLIYYSGWCDKFQQLFSAVNPVASSHFNFSVPEPTGVVSIIAPQSDSLLGLVSVIAPVIAGGNTCIVLASETKPLCSVTFAEVLNSSDLPGGVVNILTGKVKELAEWFVTHMDVNATIYCENDSSVQQMIKEKSAMNLKRIFFYDKIKWNTEEGQSPYFIMDTQEIKTTWHPVENIAGAGGGY
- a CDS encoding SPOR domain-containing protein translates to MKKIFFAFLIFIVYKSNGQDVVDSNSIIVRKDPRIDLLVKKQAQINEETTRDSRKTGKGFRLLVINTTKRDDAIAAKAKVYTNFPELKAYLLYQSPYYKLKVGNFKDRKEAEDYQKKMKYYFPSGVYIMNDIIENKPEKENLEEYKVQ
- a CDS encoding aldehyde dehydrogenase family protein, translated to MPKAIPKKKNNTIKLKFDTSWQYAPAPESKSAATINKQYDLYINGEWAKPSNGKYFDTINPATEEKLSEIADANAADVDTAVKAARRAYEKVWKKMPAKERAKYIFRIARIIQEKARELCIIESLDGGKPIRESRDFDVPTAANHFFYYAGWADKLEYAFPNRTTEPLGVAGQIIPWNFPLLMAAWKIAPAIATGNTVVLKPAETTSLTALKLAEIIQEADLPPGVVNIITGAGATGAAIVNHPDINKIAFTGSTDVGKIIQRAIAGTNKKATLELGGKAANIIFEDAPLDQAVEGVINGIFFNQGHVCCAGSRLYVQESVAKQVIRKLKDRLESLIVGDPLDKNTDIGAINSRQQLETIHKYLKIGKDEGAEMYQSSCSLPGKGYWCKPTMFTNVAQSNRIAQEEIFGPVLSILTFRTDDEVIEKANNSPYGLSAGVWTDKGSKIFNMTKRMRAGVVWANTFNKFDPSSPFGGYKESGFGREGGLHGLLPYLNLVN